A genomic stretch from Pseudomonas alkylphenolica includes:
- a CDS encoding arsinothricin resistance N-acetyltransferase ArsN1 family A → MHIRLAQLGDVQTIADIYNQGIEDRSSTFETQPRTAKDVLPWVTDMSRHPVLVAELDGAVVAWANLSSYRARSCYDGIADFSIYLRRDARRRGIGKALLNALLSEAEARGFWKVLSRIFTFNEASLALCQSCGFRKVGVYEKHARLEGRWLDCAIVERVFPSNQPDTGERA, encoded by the coding sequence ATGCATATCCGCCTCGCTCAACTCGGTGATGTTCAGACCATCGCCGACATTTACAACCAGGGGATCGAAGACCGCAGTTCCACCTTTGAGACCCAACCGCGTACCGCCAAGGATGTGCTGCCCTGGGTTACCGATATGTCTCGCCATCCGGTACTGGTCGCGGAGCTCGACGGTGCTGTGGTGGCCTGGGCAAACCTGAGCAGCTATCGAGCGCGGTCTTGCTATGACGGGATCGCCGACTTCTCGATCTATCTGCGGCGTGATGCCCGGAGGCGCGGCATCGGTAAAGCATTACTAAACGCATTACTGAGCGAGGCAGAGGCACGTGGATTCTGGAAAGTCCTCTCCCGCATTTTCACGTTCAACGAAGCGAGCCTGGCGCTCTGCCAATCCTGTGGTTTCCGAAAGGTCGGCGTTTACGAAAAGCACGCCCGCCTTGAAGGCCGCTGGTTGGATTGCGCCATCGTTGAACGAGTCTTCCCCTCCAACCAACCTGACACAGGAGAACGAGCATGA
- a CDS encoding MarR family winged helix-turn-helix transcriptional regulator, producing MSNKLDDDLSQDAEALYEAVNQLVRVYQFRDRDRICCYDVSVTQCYAVETLVKQGPLRLQALAEEMFLDKSTASRVVDTLERKGYVSRVEDPEDRRAVRVQATDAGADLYERIRADLIAEEKAMISSMAPEVRQGALTLLRQLTRAAEIRCGLANDCCPVQPKEK from the coding sequence ATGTCCAACAAACTTGACGACGATCTGAGCCAAGATGCGGAAGCCCTTTATGAAGCGGTGAACCAGTTGGTGCGGGTCTACCAATTCAGGGATCGCGACCGCATCTGCTGCTACGACGTTTCCGTCACTCAGTGCTACGCCGTTGAAACGTTAGTGAAGCAGGGACCGCTACGCCTCCAGGCGTTGGCAGAAGAGATGTTCTTGGACAAGAGCACCGCCAGTCGTGTTGTCGATACGCTGGAGCGCAAAGGTTACGTCTCTCGCGTAGAAGATCCGGAAGACCGTCGGGCCGTCCGCGTCCAAGCCACTGACGCCGGCGCCGACTTGTATGAGCGAATTCGAGCTGATCTGATCGCTGAAGAGAAAGCAATGATCAGCAGCATGGCACCCGAGGTACGGCAGGGAGCATTGACGCTTCTGCGTCAATTGACCCGCGCCGCTGAGATCCGTTGTGGCTTGGCTAACGACTGTTGCCCAGTCCAACCGAAAGAAAAATGA
- a CDS encoding potassium channel family protein: MLINFLVGLPVIVLCVVLQALFLALCARRYVSLRHKMNLSPSWSDDVRLLSMVMVVMLIGNYVQMALWALLFLLLGEFEDFITALYFSGVTFATLGYGDVVLSQQWRLLSPLEAANGILMFGVSTAIMTAAVMDIIKQHASGEHGK, from the coding sequence ATGCTGATCAATTTTCTGGTAGGCCTACCGGTGATCGTGCTCTGTGTTGTGTTGCAGGCATTGTTTCTAGCCCTGTGTGCGCGTCGCTATGTGTCGCTGCGACACAAGATGAACCTGAGCCCTTCCTGGAGCGATGACGTGCGTTTGCTGTCGATGGTCATGGTGGTGATGCTCATCGGCAACTATGTGCAAATGGCGCTGTGGGCCCTGCTGTTCCTGCTGCTGGGTGAATTCGAGGACTTCATCACCGCGCTGTACTTTTCCGGAGTGACCTTCGCCACCCTGGGCTATGGCGACGTGGTCCTGAGCCAGCAATGGCGTCTGCTCAGTCCCCTGGAGGCGGCCAATGGCATTCTCATGTTCGGCGTTTCCACCGCAATCATGACTGCTGCGGTAATGGACATCATCAAACAACACGCGTCTGGCGAGCATGGAAAATGA
- a CDS encoding HlyD family secretion protein, whose amino-acid sequence MSDRQQEQEVTAPPPAADPTKKAVNGVAVLIVLSLVWYLLADRYTPYTQQARVQTFVVPVAAEVAGRVTKVNVRNNQDVKAGEVLFEVNPQQYQIAVDRARADLQTTRKQIGANTAGIDSKMASLKAAQANEVMSRKDLQRLERLYKEDPGTISLRRLEISRSTLDAAVANVAAARAEVERARETQGGSDENNAQLLSAIANVDKAELDLANSTVRARSAGLVTDLRTDVGQFAAAGAPLMTLIAIHDVWVTADMTENNLGKVRPGTPVRIVLDSLPGTVFEGHVRSIGYGVSTGQSTPAGTLPTVQNSRDWLRPAQRFPVIIELAPGQLADISGIRVGGQAEVMAFPSEGNPLNLLGRLFLRVMSWMSYAY is encoded by the coding sequence TTGAGTGACCGCCAACAAGAACAGGAAGTAACCGCACCGCCGCCTGCGGCCGATCCGACAAAAAAAGCGGTGAATGGGGTTGCTGTGCTGATTGTCCTCAGCCTGGTCTGGTACCTGTTGGCCGACCGCTATACCCCCTACACGCAACAGGCACGGGTGCAGACATTTGTCGTTCCGGTGGCGGCGGAGGTCGCGGGCAGGGTCACCAAAGTCAACGTGCGCAACAATCAGGACGTCAAGGCCGGCGAAGTGCTGTTCGAAGTGAACCCGCAGCAATACCAGATCGCTGTCGACCGCGCGCGTGCCGACTTGCAGACCACCCGCAAGCAGATCGGCGCCAACACCGCAGGCATCGACTCGAAGATGGCGTCCCTGAAAGCCGCCCAGGCCAACGAGGTCATGTCGCGCAAGGACCTGCAACGCCTCGAGCGCCTGTACAAGGAAGACCCTGGAACCATCTCCCTGCGGCGGCTGGAAATTTCCCGCTCCACCCTCGATGCAGCCGTCGCCAACGTTGCTGCAGCGCGGGCAGAAGTAGAACGCGCCCGTGAAACCCAAGGTGGCAGCGACGAAAATAATGCCCAGTTGCTCAGCGCCATCGCCAATGTAGACAAGGCCGAACTGGACCTGGCCAACAGTACGGTTCGTGCCCGCTCGGCCGGCCTGGTCACCGACCTGCGCACCGATGTCGGCCAGTTCGCCGCAGCCGGGGCGCCATTGATGACCTTGATCGCCATCCACGATGTGTGGGTCACCGCCGACATGACCGAGAACAACCTGGGCAAGGTCAGGCCCGGGACCCCGGTACGCATCGTCTTGGATAGTCTTCCCGGTACGGTATTCGAAGGCCATGTGCGCAGCATCGGCTATGGCGTCAGTACCGGCCAGAGCACACCAGCCGGTACCTTGCCCACAGTACAGAACAGCCGTGACTGGCTGCGCCCGGCCCAGCGTTTCCCCGTGATCATCGAGCTTGCGCCCGGCCAGTTGGCCGACATCAGCGGCATCCGTGTCGGTGGCCAGGCCGAGGTCATGGCGTTCCCCAGCGAAGGCAACCCGCTGAACCTGCTCGGCCGGCTGTTCCTGCGCGTAATGAGCTGGATGTCGTATGCCTACTGA
- a CDS encoding DUF2955 domain-containing protein: protein MPTEQQVRARRALRLATGTALCLAASFGLALPIPFIAPMLALTMLAAMNRPLPFKASLGLAVVLMVTTGSGLLLIPLLHYYAVTGVMLVGLCLFLVFRYGMSGGNSLVATFMVVGLTMISAAGTTEFDLALQVIVSLVKGLLLAVTAVSISHWLLPDPVGTQPPAPPPALSADDISWLALRAALVVMPAFLLALIDPASYMPIIMKSVNLGQQSTATSARTAGRELLGSTLLGGLMAILFWFALGLFVNLWMFFLWMLLFGLVLARKLYGLSPGNYKPGFWLNSLTTMIILLGQSVQDSAAGKDVYTAFAIRMGLFILVTLYACAMVHLLDKRRQRRNASNPTAEEARPC, encoded by the coding sequence ATGCCTACTGAGCAACAAGTCCGTGCCAGGCGAGCCCTGCGCCTGGCCACTGGCACTGCGCTGTGTCTGGCCGCGAGCTTCGGCCTGGCCCTGCCGATCCCTTTCATCGCACCGATGCTGGCGCTGACGATGCTGGCGGCGATGAATCGACCACTGCCGTTCAAGGCCAGCCTGGGCCTGGCCGTGGTGCTGATGGTGACCACCGGCAGCGGCTTGCTGTTGATACCGCTGTTGCATTACTACGCGGTGACCGGCGTGATGCTGGTCGGCCTGTGCCTGTTTCTGGTCTTCCGCTATGGCATGAGTGGCGGCAATTCGCTGGTCGCCACCTTCATGGTGGTTGGCTTGACGATGATCAGCGCGGCCGGCACCACCGAATTCGACCTGGCACTGCAGGTGATCGTATCGCTGGTCAAGGGCTTGCTCCTGGCCGTCACGGCGGTGTCGATCAGCCACTGGCTGCTCCCTGACCCGGTCGGCACCCAGCCGCCCGCCCCCCCACCTGCCCTGTCGGCCGATGACATCAGCTGGCTGGCATTGCGCGCCGCGCTGGTGGTAATGCCCGCCTTCCTGTTGGCGCTGATCGATCCGGCCAGCTACATGCCGATCATCATGAAGTCGGTCAACCTCGGCCAGCAGAGCACCGCCACCAGTGCGCGCACTGCCGGGCGGGAGCTGCTCGGCTCGACCCTGCTCGGCGGCCTGATGGCGATTCTCTTCTGGTTCGCCCTGGGTCTGTTCGTCAACCTGTGGATGTTCTTCCTGTGGATGCTGCTGTTCGGGCTGGTGCTGGCCCGAAAGCTCTACGGGCTGAGCCCTGGCAACTACAAGCCGGGCTTCTGGCTCAACAGCCTGACGACCATGATCATTCTGCTCGGCCAGTCGGTGCAGGACAGCGCCGCCGGCAAGGATGTCTACACCGCCTTCGCCATCCGCATGGGGCTGTTCATTCTGGTCACCCTGTATGCCTGTGCGATGGTTCATCTGCTCGATAAGCGCCGGCAACGCCGAAATGCGTCCAACCCAACCGCTGAAGAGGCTCGCCCATGCTGA
- the istB gene encoding IS21-like element ISPpu7 family helper ATPase IstB — protein sequence MLPHPTLDKLQTLRLHGMLKALNEQLKTPDIDSLSFEERLGLLVDRELTERDDKRLSSRLRQARLKHNACLEDIDYRSPRGLDKALILQLSGGQWLRDGLNLIIGGPTGVGKTWLACALAHQACREGYSVRYLRLPRLLEELGLAHGDGRFAKLMSSYAKTDLLILDDWGLAPFTAEQRRDMLELLDDRYGQRSTIVTSQMPVDNWHELIGDPTLADAILDRLVHNAYRINLKGESMRKRTQKLTTPANPD from the coding sequence ATGCTGCCCCATCCGACCCTGGACAAGCTGCAAACCCTGCGCCTGCACGGCATGCTCAAGGCGCTGAACGAACAACTGAAAACCCCGGACATCGACAGCCTGAGCTTCGAGGAACGCCTCGGCCTGCTGGTCGACCGCGAGCTGACTGAACGCGACGACAAGCGCCTGAGCAGCCGCCTGCGCCAGGCCCGGCTCAAGCACAACGCCTGCCTCGAAGACATCGACTACCGCAGCCCGCGCGGGCTGGATAAGGCGCTGATCCTGCAACTGAGCGGCGGCCAGTGGCTACGCGACGGCCTCAACCTGATCATCGGCGGCCCCACCGGTGTCGGTAAAACCTGGCTGGCCTGCGCCCTGGCCCACCAGGCCTGCCGAGAAGGCTACAGCGTGCGTTACCTGCGCTTGCCGCGTTTGCTGGAAGAACTGGGTCTGGCCCATGGCGACGGGCGCTTCGCCAAGCTGATGAGCAGCTACGCCAAGACCGACCTGCTGATCCTCGATGACTGGGGCTTGGCCCCGTTCACCGCCGAACAGCGGCGCGACATGCTGGAGCTACTGGACGACCGCTACGGCCAGCGCTCGACCATCGTTACCAGCCAGATGCCGGTGGACAACTGGCACGAACTGATCGGCGATCCGACCCTGGCCGACGCTATCCTCGACCGCCTGGTGCACAACGCTTACCGGATCAATCTGAAGGGTGAATCAATGCGCAAACGGACGCAGAAATTGACGACGCCAGCCAACCCGGACTAA
- the istA gene encoding IS21-like element IS1491 family transposase — protein MRKIREVLRLKFEVGLSARQIAVSVQVGRVTVGDYLNRFAASGLSWPCSLSDAELEQQLFPPAPAVASEKRPLPDWAWVHAELRRPGVTLALLWQEYRLSQPQGFQYSWFCEHYRAWQGKLDVVMRQEHRVGEKLFVDYAGQTVPVIDRHSGEIRQAQVFVAVLGASSYTFAEATWSQQLPDWLGSHTRCFAFLGGVPEIVVPDNLRSAVSKAHRYEPDINPSYRDLAEHYGVAVVPARARKPRDKAKAEVGVQVVERWILAALRNRQFFSLDELNSAISVLLERLNQRPFKKLPGSRQTAFDSLDRPALRPLPEQPYVYAEWKKARVHIDYHVEVDGHYYSVPYQLVKKQLEVRLTARTVECFHANQRVASHLRSMHKGRHSTQAEHMPKSHREHAEWTPQRLIRWAEQTGPNTAGVIRHILERRIHPQQGYRACLGILRLGKTHGEVRLELACRRAISLGTCSYKSLESILRQGLENLPLAQQHLPLLPDDHANLRGPGYYH, from the coding sequence ATGCGTAAGATTCGCGAAGTACTACGTCTCAAGTTCGAGGTCGGACTATCAGCTCGCCAGATTGCGGTCAGCGTGCAGGTCGGTCGTGTCACCGTCGGCGACTACCTCAATCGTTTTGCCGCCAGTGGTCTCAGTTGGCCCTGTTCGTTGTCCGATGCCGAGTTGGAGCAGCAACTGTTCCCGCCGGCCCCGGCGGTTGCCAGCGAGAAGCGGCCTTTACCCGATTGGGCATGGGTGCATGCCGAACTGCGCCGCCCCGGGGTGACCCTGGCGCTGCTCTGGCAGGAGTACCGCCTGAGCCAGCCGCAGGGCTTTCAGTACAGCTGGTTCTGTGAGCACTACCGGGCCTGGCAGGGCAAGCTGGACGTGGTGATGCGTCAGGAGCACCGCGTCGGCGAGAAGCTGTTCGTCGACTATGCCGGCCAGACGGTGCCGGTTATCGACCGCCACAGCGGCGAGATCCGCCAGGCGCAGGTGTTCGTCGCGGTGCTCGGCGCGTCCAGCTACACCTTCGCCGAAGCCACCTGGTCGCAGCAGCTGCCGGACTGGCTAGGCTCGCATACCCGTTGCTTCGCCTTCCTCGGCGGCGTGCCGGAGATCGTGGTGCCGGACAACCTGCGCAGCGCGGTGAGCAAGGCCCATCGTTACGAGCCGGACATCAACCCCAGCTACCGCGACCTTGCCGAGCACTACGGAGTGGCGGTGGTGCCGGCGCGGGCACGCAAACCGCGCGACAAGGCCAAGGCCGAAGTCGGCGTGCAGGTGGTCGAGCGTTGGATCCTCGCGGCCCTGCGCAACCGTCAGTTCTTCTCCTTGGACGAACTCAACAGCGCCATCTCCGTGTTGCTGGAGCGGCTCAACCAACGCCCGTTCAAGAAGCTGCCGGGCTCGCGCCAGACGGCCTTCGACAGCCTGGATCGTCCGGCGCTGCGCCCCCTGCCGGAGCAACCCTACGTCTACGCCGAGTGGAAGAAAGCGCGGGTGCACATCGACTACCACGTCGAGGTCGATGGGCATTACTACTCGGTGCCGTATCAACTGGTGAAGAAGCAGCTGGAGGTGCGCCTGACGGCGCGCACCGTCGAGTGTTTCCACGCCAACCAGCGAGTGGCCAGCCACCTGCGCTCAATGCACAAGGGCCGGCACAGCACGCAGGCCGAGCACATGCCCAAGAGCCATCGCGAGCATGCCGAGTGGACGCCACAACGGCTGATCCGCTGGGCCGAGCAGACCGGGCCGAACACCGCCGGCGTGATCCGGCACATCCTCGAACGGCGCATCCATCCGCAGCAGGGCTACCGGGCCTGCCTGGGCATCCTGCGCCTGGGCAAAACCCACGGCGAAGTGCGCCTGGAGTTGGCCTGCCGTCGCGCCATCAGCCTCGGCACGTGCAGCTACAAGAGCCTCGAATCGATCCTGCGCCAGGGGCTGGAGAACCTGCCGCTGGCCCAGCAGCACCTGCCCCTGCTGCCGGACGACCACGCCAACCTGCGCGGCCCCGGCTACTACCACTGA
- a CDS encoding NAD(P)-binding domain-containing protein gives MSQSNLPIVIIGAGPVGLAAAAHALARGMDPIIFEAGSQAGESISQWGHVSMFSPWEYNVDKEAAKLLAATGWQAPKSDTYPTGRELLDYYLLPLAALPVIKERLHLNTRVTAVTKVGADVQKTKGRAVAPFLVRVQGPKGEQDIQARAVIDASGTYETPNWMGASGIPALGELSAKARIAYGLPDVSGKARNRYLGRRVLVVGGGHSAFNALQDLVQLPGTQVSWAIRGHSLDKILGGGANDKLAERGSLGLRIRALLEQGKISLYQDISISQVDTTEQGLVVHSNGQPLPEVDEIIVATGFRPNLQLLGELRLAIDPATQSPVQLAPLIDPNEHSCGTVRPHGIDELSHPDEGIFIVGMKSYGRAPTFLMITGYEQVRSIVAGCGFHAIRPPSPLSSGQAFQGHLATCSTAIRPGSRSAATQGWHC, from the coding sequence ATGAGCCAATCTAATCTTCCCATCGTAATCATCGGCGCCGGCCCCGTGGGGCTGGCGGCTGCTGCGCACGCATTGGCTCGGGGCATGGACCCAATCATTTTTGAAGCAGGCAGCCAGGCTGGAGAAAGCATCAGCCAATGGGGCCACGTCAGTATGTTCTCACCCTGGGAGTACAACGTGGACAAGGAGGCCGCAAAGTTACTGGCGGCAACGGGCTGGCAAGCGCCTAAATCCGACACGTACCCCACAGGACGTGAACTGCTGGATTACTACCTGCTTCCGCTAGCTGCGCTGCCGGTTATCAAGGAACGACTTCATTTGAACACCCGTGTCACTGCTGTCACGAAAGTCGGCGCCGACGTACAGAAAACCAAAGGCCGCGCAGTTGCCCCGTTCCTGGTGCGTGTTCAGGGGCCGAAGGGCGAGCAAGACATCCAGGCTCGCGCAGTCATCGATGCCTCGGGCACGTACGAGACCCCCAACTGGATGGGCGCCTCTGGCATTCCGGCATTGGGAGAGCTGAGCGCTAAAGCGCGAATTGCCTATGGCCTTCCAGATGTGAGTGGCAAGGCACGCAATCGTTACCTCGGGCGCCGAGTACTGGTTGTCGGCGGCGGACACTCGGCATTCAACGCTCTTCAGGATCTGGTCCAACTGCCCGGTACTCAGGTTTCGTGGGCGATCCGCGGACACTCACTAGACAAAATTCTAGGGGGTGGTGCCAATGACAAATTGGCCGAACGTGGCAGCCTGGGTCTGCGAATTCGTGCATTGCTCGAACAAGGAAAGATCTCGCTGTACCAGGATATTTCCATCAGCCAGGTCGACACCACCGAACAGGGTCTCGTCGTGCACAGCAATGGCCAACCTCTGCCAGAGGTGGATGAAATCATCGTGGCCACTGGCTTCCGACCAAATCTGCAGCTTCTAGGCGAACTACGACTGGCAATTGACCCCGCCACTCAAAGCCCTGTTCAGTTGGCTCCGTTGATCGACCCGAACGAGCACAGCTGCGGTACCGTTCGCCCCCATGGCATCGATGAGCTATCCCATCCTGACGAAGGCATCTTTATCGTGGGCATGAAGAGCTACGGTCGTGCTCCGACTTTCTTGATGATTACCGGGTATGAGCAGGTCCGCTCAATCGTGGCTGGGTGCGGATTCCACGCCATCCGGCCACCCAGTCCGCTCTCATCTGGCCAGGCATTCCAGGGCCATCTGGCCACCTGTTCCACGGCCATCCGGCCGGGCAGTCGGAGCGCAGCGACGCAGGGGTGGCATTGTTAG
- a CDS encoding efflux transporter outer membrane subunit has translation MSCPARMSRLLLCGALSLGGCVRLGPDFQSPTQAWVEHWNTQALELASQQRVQPDSRQWWQVFTDPVLDHLIAEADAHNADLEIAGLRVMEARAQLGIALSNRYPQFQQISADSVYLKRRQWGGDNPQDSHLWQHSAGFDIGWELDFWGRFSRAIESADAAWFAAQSNYENVLVLLHAQVAQTYYALRTAEARLLIAKNNAKLQKRSYEITERLFTSGDNAELDLQQAKTQYLGTLSTIPDFEAQVASTRNALSTLIGRPPGAMPELHTNTGMVPLVDRAVLQGVPADLLLRRPDVRTAEAQVAAQSALIGVAEADLYPSISLLGSIVWSASSLDGTSNTLDLVGGPSLRWDVFDHGRITNNVRIQDARLQQLIVVYQDSVRQAAREADDAATGLVKALERDRILSEASIAAERSVSLANAQYREGYSDFQRVLDAQAALFAQQDNYLVNRNTAVNSLIALYKALGGGWYSDRPLLDPATRQQMQQRTDWGNLLDEAKEGVN, from the coding sequence ATGTCGTGTCCTGCGCGCATGAGCCGGCTGCTGCTGTGTGGCGCCCTGAGCCTGGGCGGCTGTGTGCGCCTGGGCCCGGACTTCCAGTCACCGACCCAGGCCTGGGTCGAGCACTGGAACACTCAGGCCCTGGAACTTGCCAGCCAGCAACGTGTGCAACCCGATAGCCGCCAGTGGTGGCAAGTGTTTACCGACCCAGTGCTCGACCACCTGATCGCCGAGGCCGACGCCCACAACGCCGACCTGGAAATCGCCGGCCTGCGGGTGATGGAAGCCCGCGCGCAATTGGGCATCGCGTTAAGTAACCGCTACCCGCAATTCCAGCAGATCAGCGCCGACAGCGTCTACCTCAAGCGTCGCCAATGGGGCGGCGACAACCCGCAGGACAGCCATCTGTGGCAACACAGCGCGGGTTTCGACATCGGCTGGGAACTGGATTTCTGGGGCCGCTTCAGCCGCGCCATCGAATCGGCCGATGCAGCCTGGTTCGCCGCCCAGAGCAACTATGAAAACGTTCTGGTGCTGCTTCACGCTCAGGTGGCGCAAACCTACTACGCGCTGCGTACCGCAGAGGCGCGCCTGCTCATCGCCAAGAACAACGCCAAACTGCAGAAGCGCAGCTATGAGATCACCGAACGCCTTTTCACCAGCGGTGATAATGCCGAGCTCGATCTGCAACAGGCCAAGACCCAGTACCTGGGAACCCTGAGCACCATCCCCGATTTCGAGGCGCAGGTCGCAAGCACACGCAATGCCTTGTCCACCTTGATAGGTCGCCCGCCCGGCGCGATGCCGGAACTCCATACCAACACCGGTATGGTGCCCTTGGTCGACCGCGCCGTGCTGCAGGGGGTACCGGCCGACCTGCTGTTACGCCGCCCGGATGTTCGTACTGCAGAAGCGCAAGTCGCGGCCCAGTCAGCGCTGATCGGTGTTGCCGAGGCCGACCTTTACCCCTCCATCAGCCTGTTGGGCAGTATCGTCTGGTCCGCGAGCTCTCTGGACGGCACGTCCAACACCCTGGACCTGGTCGGCGGGCCGAGCCTGCGCTGGGACGTGTTCGACCATGGCCGGATCACCAACAACGTGCGCATCCAGGATGCCCGCCTGCAACAATTGATCGTCGTCTACCAGGACAGCGTTCGCCAGGCGGCGCGTGAGGCCGACGATGCCGCGACCGGTCTGGTCAAGGCCCTGGAGCGCGACCGTATCCTCAGCGAAGCGTCGATTGCAGCCGAGCGTTCGGTATCCCTGGCCAATGCCCAGTACCGTGAAGGCTATTCGGATTTCCAGCGGGTACTCGATGCCCAGGCTGCCCTGTTCGCCCAACAGGATAACTACCTGGTCAATCGCAACACCGCCGTCAACAGCCTGATCGCTCTGTACAAGGCCCTCGGCGGCGGTTGGTACAGTGACCGTCCGCTGCTCGATCCCGCCACCCGCCAACAGATGCAGCAACGCACCGACTGGGGCAACCTGCTCGATGAAGCGAAGGAAGGTGTCAATTGA
- a CDS encoding AI-2E family transporter, with translation MLRTNISARALSGGLLDVLIRAGLITVLVLFCFEIFRPFLNLMLWAVILAITLYPLHNMLKRKLGNKDGRTATLIVVVALALLMVPIYLLGTSISDSIEGTLAVLKSDSLEIPLPNEKIATLPLIGKPLYTFWMQSATDMSSVLMKLMPYIKTVGLTLLGKMAGVGVGFLLFIGALIIAGVLMAYGENGERSAIAIATRLSGPKRGPRIIELCTATIRAVAQGVVGIAFIQMLLVGVGFVLMGVPGAGLLAMLALLMGIMQLPVILVSLPVIAYVFATEGTSLATIVFTIYSLIAGMADNILKPLMLGRGVDVPMPVILIGALGGMVSGGFIGLFIGPVALAVAYQLFWQWVEDQPQIDVLDEQPRDEQPRLETPNEHPPG, from the coding sequence ATGTTGCGCACAAACATTTCTGCAAGGGCGCTGTCCGGTGGGTTACTCGATGTTTTGATTCGCGCCGGACTGATCACGGTGCTGGTGCTGTTCTGCTTCGAGATATTCCGTCCCTTCCTCAATCTGATGCTCTGGGCAGTGATCCTGGCCATTACCCTGTACCCGCTGCACAACATGCTTAAGCGCAAGCTGGGCAACAAGGACGGTCGCACCGCTACCCTGATCGTAGTTGTCGCCCTTGCCTTGCTGATGGTACCGATTTACCTGCTGGGCACTTCGATCAGTGATTCGATCGAAGGCACCCTGGCCGTGCTCAAGTCCGACAGCCTGGAAATCCCGCTGCCGAACGAAAAGATCGCCACCCTGCCCCTCATTGGCAAACCGCTCTACACCTTCTGGATGCAGTCGGCGACCGACATGAGCAGCGTGCTGATGAAGTTGATGCCTTACATCAAGACGGTCGGCTTGACCTTGCTGGGCAAGATGGCCGGTGTTGGCGTGGGCTTTCTGCTATTCATCGGCGCCCTGATCATTGCCGGTGTGCTCATGGCCTACGGCGAAAACGGCGAACGCAGCGCCATCGCTATCGCCACCCGCCTCTCCGGCCCCAAGCGCGGCCCGCGCATCATTGAACTGTGCACCGCGACCATCCGCGCGGTCGCCCAGGGCGTGGTGGGTATCGCCTTTATCCAGATGCTGCTGGTGGGGGTCGGTTTCGTGCTCATGGGGGTGCCCGGTGCCGGGTTGCTGGCCATGCTCGCGTTGTTGATGGGGATCATGCAGTTGCCGGTGATTCTCGTGAGTTTGCCGGTAATCGCTTATGTCTTTGCCACTGAAGGCACCTCGCTTGCCACCATCGTGTTCACCATCTACAGCCTGATTGCCGGCATGGCCGACAACATCCTCAAGCCATTGATGCTGGGCCGCGGCGTCGATGTGCCTATGCCGGTGATCCTGATTGGCGCCTTGGGCGGGATGGTCAGCGGCGGTTTCATCGGCCTGTTCATCGGGCCGGTGGCACTGGCGGTCGCCTATCAACTGTTCTGGCAATGGGTCGAGGACCAACCGCAAATCGACGTGCTGGATGAACAACCGCGCGATGAGCAACCGCGACTTGAGACACCGAACGAGCATCCACCAGGCTGA